From one Solanum lycopersicum chromosome 12, SLM_r2.1 genomic stretch:
- the LOC138340485 gene encoding sporulation-specific protein 15-like — protein sequence MAAPLNLEEGQSSHRPPRFNGHFYSWWKVRMHDYLMAEDSELWDIILDGPFVPMMEVKDGEKTITVPKPRQKYDDADRKKIEKGFKAKTLLVCGIGPDEYNRVSACESAKEIWDCLLTAHERTEQVKESKIDMLTSRYENFKMKEGETIHDMFTKLSSITNELRSLGEPISMTKQVRKVLRILPKSWESKVDAITEAKDLKVLTMDALIGNLKTHEMNQNHDLSKREAKKDKSLMLKFKSDEDSSDDDDMAYLISRFQKIVRKNKMYKRGTNGTRNAAQGDTCYKCGRSVHFIRECPLLKNDNKEPQKHRGDKENRRDLVPGNRDRKAAADMVVKRALAAWGDSSSDSEDPDETKDVSMVAVHEEGTVFNKMFALMAHTENEEEDNQVTLLDMKNDLDKYSLKKLRTLAKVMLDSVIELTSERDTMIVELEILTENKGQFEDTMSRMVSLELNNSELKNQLCQFTEEAEKLNGKPNGLQAEIHEKLKNSETNLRLSLEKNNKLEQDIVKLKEELEKSLKWTKSSKLLSNVTNQSNFNKKGLGSLNISPPYNPHSKYVFVSDNLLCLHCGKNGHFKNECVSWRNSCERYSNYVERQNAPNERPGPTEPVSTHRFSKKKSVPAPRSFVRKIQSLPYWTKNYLITPLSAYWELKKKWVPKLNK from the coding sequence GAAGAAGGTCAGTCATCACACAGacctcctcgtttcaatggacatttctacagttggtggaaagttagaatgcacGATTATCTCATGGCTGAAGATAGCGAGTTATGGGATATTATACTAGATGGACCCTTTGTTCCAATGATGGAAGTAAAGGATGGAGAAAAGACCATCACTGTTCCAAAGCCCAGGCAGAAATATGATGATGCTGacaggaaaaagattgaaaagggcttcaaagctaaaactcttctggtctgtgggataggacctgatgagtacAACAGAGTGTCAGCCTGTGAGTCTGCTAAAGAAATCTGGGATTGCTTGTTGACTGCACATGAAAGaactgaacaagtcaaagaatccAAGATTGACATGCTCACCTCGCGATAtgagaacttcaaaatgaaggaaggagaaactatacatgacatgttcacaaagttgtcttccattacaaatgagctgcgaagtctgggtgaacctataagcatgacCAAACAAGTCAGGAAAGTGCTTCGAATTCTTCCAAAGTCTTGGGAGAGCAAAGTTGATGCCATTACAGAAGCTAAGGACTTGAAGGTGCTGACCATGGATGCCTTGATTGGAAATCTTAAAACACACGAGATGAATCAAAACCATGATTTGTCAAAAAGGGAAGCCAAGAAGGACAAGTCACTGATGCTGAAGTTTAAATCAGACGAAGATtcaagtgatgatgatgatatggcatatctcatcagtagatttcaaaagattgtgagaaaaaacaaaatgtataaaagaggaacaaatgggACTCGAAATGCTGCTCAAGGTGATACTTGCTACAAGTGTGGAAGATCTGTGCACTTCATCAGAGAGTGTCCTTTActcaagaatgataacaaggAACCTCAAAAACACAGGGGTGACAAAGAAAAcagaagggacctggtacctgGTAACAGAGATCGTAAAGCTGCTGCTGATATGGTTGTCAAAAGggctcttgctgcatggggGGATTCTTCTAGTGACTCAGAAGATCCTGATGAGACAAAAGATGTGTCAATGGTTGCTGTGCATGAGGAGGGAACTGTCTTCAATAAAATGTTTGCTCTCATGGCACacacagaaaatgaagaagaagacaatcaggtaactcttcttgacatgaaaaatgacttggataaatattctcttaaaaaattgagaacctTGGCAAAAGTCATGTTAGATTCCGTGATAGAATTAACATCTGAAAGAGATACCATGAttgttgaacttgaaattttaactgaaaacaaagGTCAATTTGAAGACACAATGTCAAGAATGGTGTCTTTAGAGTTAAATAACTCTGAACTTAAGAATCAGTTGTGTCAGTttactgaagaagctgaaaagctGAATGGAAAGCCAAATGGTTTGCAAGctgaaattcatgaaaaattgaagaacTCTGAGACAAATCTCAGGTTGTCACTTGAAAAGAATAACAAATTAGAACAGGATATTGTGAAACTTAAGGaggaacttgaaaaatctcttaagtggACCAAATCCTCAAAGTTGCTATCAAATGtgacaaatcagagtaattttaataagaaaggactaggaagtCTAAACATAAGTCCTCCTTATAATCCTCATagtaagtatgtgtttgtgtctgATAATCTGTTGTGTTTGCATTGTGGTAAGAATGGACATTTTAAGAATGAGTGTGTTAGTTGGAGAAACTCATGTGAAAGATACTCTAATTATGTTGAAAGACAAAATGCACCAAATGAGAGACCTGGTCCTACAGAGCCTGTCTCAACTcacagattttcaaagaaaaaatctgtTCCTGCTCCTAGGTCTTTTGTTAGAAAGATTCAAAGTCTACCATATTGGACCAAGAACTATCTGATCACTCCTTTGTCTGCCTACTGGGAACTCAAGAagaaatgggttcccaagcttaacaagtaa